From the Acidilutibacter cellobiosedens genome, one window contains:
- a CDS encoding STAS domain-containing protein produces MELNLYIKYDEGKKMWIVSPVGDVDIYTSPKLKEVLIDSFNKQEANILIDGEKLEYVDSTGLGVLIGILKRAREKGYDVYIKNIKPNIRKLFDITGLDKVFIIEE; encoded by the coding sequence GTGGAATTAAACCTATATATCAAGTATGATGAAGGAAAAAAAATGTGGATTGTCAGTCCTGTAGGAGATGTGGATATTTATACATCTCCAAAATTAAAAGAGGTTTTAATTGATTCTTTTAATAAGCAGGAAGCAAATATACTGATAGATGGTGAAAAATTAGAGTATGTAGATAGTACTGGATTAGGAGTGTTAATAGGTATATTGAAAAGAGCGAGAGAAAAAGGATATGATGTTTATATCAAAAATATTAAGCCAAATATCAGAAAACTATTTGATATTACAGGATTGGACAAGGTATTTATAATTGAGGAGTGA
- a CDS encoding ATP-binding protein — protein MDKETVELRVPSKPDYVSVIRLTTSAIASNADLNIDDIDDIKVAIAEACINALDKSEEIYIKYEILQDKLIIFVKNVSEKISEDISDKKERELGILIIKSLMDEVEFTGDGVKLIKNIEDGIK, from the coding sequence ATGGATAAGGAAACGGTAGAACTTAGAGTTCCAAGTAAACCTGATTATGTCAGTGTTATAAGGTTAACAACCTCAGCAATAGCAAGTAATGCTGATTTAAATATAGATGATATAGATGATATAAAGGTGGCGATAGCAGAAGCATGTATAAATGCCTTAGATAAATCTGAAGAAATATATATTAAATATGAAATATTACAGGACAAATTAATTATATTTGTTAAAAATGTTTCAGAAAAAATTTCGGAGGATATTTCGGATAAGAAAGAAAGGGAACTTGGAATACTTATTATTAAATCTTTAATGGATGAAGTCGAGTTTACAGGAGATGGAGTAAAATTAATTAAAAATATAGAGGATGGTATTAAATGA
- a CDS encoding SigB/SigF/SigG family RNA polymerase sigma factor, with amino-acid sequence MINDGCCEQKKLENLKEIDTKTLFNKFKQTKDLEIRNELIERHLYIAQILSKKYVNRGIEYDDIYQVACIGLIYAIDRYDLDKGFEFSSFATPTIIGEIKKYFRDKGWAIRVPRRIQELSKKINNSKVVLSQKLQRSPTVEDIADYLNISKEEVLEAMEASKVYTPQSLDITYDSNSDDKDVNLSELIGEEDFYFRKIENNDFLMRIVDKFNKVEKKIFFDRYFNKKTQVAIAESLGISQMTVSRVEKKIMGKLKKEFQKTLE; translated from the coding sequence ATGATTAATGATGGCTGCTGTGAACAAAAAAAACTTGAGAACTTGAAAGAAATAGATACAAAAACTTTATTTAATAAATTTAAACAAACTAAAGATTTGGAAATAAGAAATGAACTAATAGAAAGGCATCTTTATATTGCACAGATACTTTCAAAAAAATATGTTAACAGAGGAATAGAATATGATGATATTTATCAAGTAGCTTGTATTGGATTGATATATGCTATAGATAGGTATGACTTAGATAAAGGTTTTGAATTTTCAAGTTTTGCTACTCCGACAATTATTGGTGAAATAAAAAAATATTTCAGAGATAAGGGATGGGCTATTAGAGTTCCGAGAAGAATTCAAGAGCTTTCTAAAAAGATAAACAATTCCAAAGTTGTACTCAGCCAAAAACTCCAGAGATCCCCTACTGTAGAAGATATTGCAGATTATTTAAATATTAGTAAGGAAGAAGTATTGGAAGCCATGGAGGCAAGTAAGGTATATACCCCTCAATCTTTAGATATAACTTATGATTCCAATAGCGACGATAAAGATGTTAATTTATCCGAACTCATAGGAGAAGAAGATTTTTATTTTCGTAAGATTGAAAATAATGATTTTTTGATGAGAATTGTAGATAAGTTCAATAAAGTTGAAAAGAAGATATTTTTTGATAGGTATTTTAACAAAAAAACTCAAGTAGCAATAGCAGAAAGTCTTGGAATTTCCCAAATGACGGTATCAAGAGTAGAAAAAAAAATAATGGGAAAATTAAAGAAAGAGTTTCAAAAAACATTAGAATAA